The Pseudomonas iranensis genome includes a window with the following:
- a CDS encoding alpha/beta fold hydrolase: protein MRNRLILLPGWGLGVSPLEPLAAALRGLDEHLQVEIEPLPELDSADLKDWLDELDARIPQEVWLGGWSLGGMLASELAARRGEACCGLLTLASNPAFVAHEQWPSAMPGETFDAFLAGCQADPRTTLKRFALLCAQGSPDPRGLSRLLLGGAPAIAPAALMAGLELLAQLDTRQALQGFRGPQFHLFGGQDALVPAEAAGALFALLPDIEIGLIEQASHAFLLDDPHGVAGAIQAFLHECADD from the coding sequence ATGCGTAATCGTCTGATCCTGCTGCCCGGCTGGGGCCTCGGCGTATCGCCGCTGGAACCGCTGGCCGCAGCATTGCGTGGCCTCGACGAACATCTGCAAGTCGAGATCGAACCGCTGCCGGAGCTGGATTCCGCTGACCTTAAAGACTGGCTCGACGAACTCGATGCGCGCATTCCACAGGAAGTCTGGCTTGGTGGCTGGTCGCTGGGCGGCATGCTCGCCTCTGAGTTGGCGGCACGACGCGGTGAGGCGTGCTGCGGGCTGCTCACGCTGGCGAGCAACCCTGCGTTTGTCGCCCATGAACAGTGGCCGAGCGCGATGCCTGGCGAGACGTTCGATGCGTTTCTTGCCGGTTGCCAGGCCGATCCGCGTACCACGCTCAAGCGCTTCGCTCTGCTATGTGCGCAAGGTTCACCAGACCCGCGCGGCTTGTCGCGCTTGCTGCTCGGTGGCGCGCCAGCCATCGCGCCGGCCGCGCTGATGGCGGGTCTGGAGCTCCTTGCGCAACTGGACACACGCCAGGCGTTGCAGGGGTTTCGCGGCCCGCAGTTTCATCTGTTCGGCGGACAGGACGCGCTGGTCCCGGCGGAAGCGGCCGGTGCATTGTTCGCGCTGTTGCCGGATATCGAAATTGGTCTGATCGAACAGGCCAGCCATGCTTTTCTGCTGGACGACCCGCACGGAGTCGCGGGCGCGATCCAGGCTTTTCTTCATGAGTGCGCTGATGACTGA